From the genome of Sulfitobacter sp. DSM 110093, one region includes:
- a CDS encoding CHASE domain-containing protein, giving the protein MRRPEFILFLGCLAITFGVFLYSSRSNDAAAEQAFDRMAEESLQSLDARMRTYLQSLNGVAAFMNASDEVTARDFAHYVDTLEIDSFLPGINGIGFVASVAKGTEAAFIEEVTALGIEDFRIHPDTGNAEKLVIQYIYPQGPNAEAVGLDISFNDDRRRAALRARETGEPQLTPRILLVQDKTRQPGFLLLRPVYTANAGTQEAAVFSGWVYAPFVGANLLNELTPAQGEAYDIKVFDGLTIAPENQIFDSSDKDAEGGRHSVTQTIERFGRPWTVVQVSTAGFDSATHSAVPEILLISGILLAILFFVAFRSLRQRSAALSQLAVLRERQIDAHEEENRSVIENAVTPVFLLDSKDRVRFANQAALVCFGYGREALEGMDFADLVTEQINDHDHEQVNAAGKTCFGQKLKLDLQRNSWTTHTGERRVTAIVRDLTSELAVQDELARNKALYDLALEGAQIGVFDIDLRSGKSEVSDTWRHILGMADYERLADPQAEFLKRVHPDDLPLLTQTDQACITGQQKRSVTEYRMKVGTGEWRWMRSDAVVTERDENGTALRMVGTQTDVTDVVHARNALETSERRFRQVLAAAPVGMAILGEGGVFNSVNSALCTLCGYSEDELLSNTKLGDLMPDGDLQKLYGEVRGLVESRSSHTYQAEYRITHKLGYERWGLFNVSWTFDKNNRSYVFIVQINDITDQKKLEQIKSEFVSTVSHELRTPLTSIKGALGLIDTTDNTRLLPAHIRLIDIARSNADRLSHIVNDILDLEKISSGEVQFDFHDVDLNDVISDSVNEMSPFATTHNNTLGLQLPESPLMVRVDESRTRQVLANLISNACKYSDAESEVQIRAERLGDRAIVFIQNTGPGVPENFRPRIFQAFSQADGSDTRAKGGTGLGLNITRQIIKRQDGTIGFESIPNGVTVFWFTCPIANAETTQSPTLPDMRIAARDEKLRVLHIEDDLDFAEVIRTGLDSVADVTNVTNLAQARKLIGKDELDVVILDWSLPDGDARSLLEDITRLHPAAKIISLSADNNREPDPRVGINLIKSRSGISSVVNSITGTTARAS; this is encoded by the coding sequence TTGCGGCGACCCGAATTTATATTGTTCCTCGGATGTCTTGCCATCACTTTTGGGGTGTTCCTTTACAGCAGCCGCAGCAACGATGCTGCCGCCGAACAGGCCTTTGACCGGATGGCCGAGGAAAGCCTGCAAAGCCTCGACGCGAGGATGCGTACCTACCTGCAAAGCCTCAACGGCGTCGCCGCGTTCATGAACGCCTCTGACGAGGTGACCGCCCGCGATTTTGCGCATTACGTCGACACGCTGGAAATCGACAGCTTCTTGCCCGGCATCAACGGCATTGGTTTCGTCGCTTCGGTGGCCAAGGGGACCGAGGCCGCATTCATCGAAGAAGTCACCGCCCTTGGAATCGAGGACTTCCGCATCCACCCAGATACCGGCAACGCCGAAAAGTTGGTGATCCAATATATCTATCCCCAAGGGCCGAATGCAGAGGCTGTCGGCCTCGACATCAGTTTTAACGACGACCGCCGCCGCGCTGCCCTGCGCGCCCGCGAAACCGGAGAGCCACAGCTAACACCGCGCATTCTGTTGGTGCAGGATAAGACGCGGCAGCCCGGTTTCCTTCTGCTCCGCCCGGTCTATACCGCGAATGCGGGCACGCAGGAAGCAGCGGTATTTTCCGGCTGGGTCTATGCGCCCTTTGTCGGTGCGAACCTTTTGAACGAGCTGACCCCCGCGCAGGGAGAGGCATATGACATCAAGGTATTCGATGGGCTGACCATAGCCCCAGAAAACCAGATTTTTGACAGCTCCGACAAAGATGCGGAGGGCGGACGCCATAGCGTCACACAAACAATCGAACGGTTCGGACGACCCTGGACAGTCGTCCAAGTTAGCACAGCCGGTTTCGACAGCGCCACGCATAGCGCCGTGCCGGAAATCTTGCTTATCTCTGGTATTTTGCTGGCGATCCTATTCTTTGTGGCCTTCCGCAGCCTGCGCCAACGCAGCGCAGCGCTCAGCCAACTTGCCGTCCTGCGCGAACGTCAGATCGACGCCCATGAAGAGGAAAACCGCTCGGTCATCGAAAACGCCGTGACGCCTGTGTTCCTGCTCGACAGCAAGGATCGCGTACGTTTCGCCAACCAAGCGGCACTGGTCTGTTTCGGCTATGGCCGCGAGGCGCTAGAAGGCATGGACTTTGCCGATCTTGTGACCGAACAGATCAATGATCACGACCATGAACAAGTCAATGCCGCGGGCAAGACCTGCTTTGGCCAAAAGCTAAAGCTCGACCTGCAACGCAACAGTTGGACCACCCACACCGGCGAGCGGCGCGTGACAGCGATTGTGCGCGATCTTACCTCGGAACTTGCGGTGCAGGATGAACTGGCGCGCAATAAGGCGCTTTATGACCTAGCCCTTGAAGGCGCGCAGATTGGCGTTTTCGACATTGACCTGCGCAGCGGCAAATCCGAGGTGTCAGACACATGGCGCCATATCTTGGGGATGGCGGATTACGAGCGGCTTGCCGATCCGCAGGCGGAATTTCTAAAACGGGTTCACCCCGATGACCTGCCCCTGCTCACCCAGACCGATCAAGCCTGCATTACAGGCCAGCAAAAGCGATCCGTGACCGAATACCGGATGAAGGTGGGCACCGGTGAATGGCGCTGGATGCGCTCTGACGCCGTGGTGACCGAACGTGATGAGAATGGCACCGCCCTGCGGATGGTCGGCACCCAGACAGATGTGACGGATGTCGTTCATGCGCGTAACGCTCTTGAAACCAGCGAGCGGCGGTTCCGGCAGGTGCTTGCCGCCGCACCGGTGGGCATGGCCATTCTTGGCGAAGGCGGCGTCTTTAACAGCGTAAACAGCGCGCTGTGTACGCTCTGCGGCTATAGCGAAGATGAACTGCTATCGAACACCAAACTGGGCGATCTGATGCCCGATGGCGATTTGCAGAAGCTTTACGGAGAGGTCCGCGGGCTAGTCGAATCCCGCAGTTCGCACACCTATCAGGCCGAATACCGCATCACGCATAAATTGGGCTATGAGCGTTGGGGCCTGTTCAACGTCTCTTGGACATTCGACAAGAACAACCGAAGCTATGTGTTCATCGTTCAGATCAACGACATCACCGATCAAAAGAAGCTTGAGCAGATCAAAAGCGAATTTGTCTCAACCGTCAGTCATGAGCTGCGCACTCCGCTCACCTCGATCAAAGGGGCATTGGGCCTGATCGACACCACGGACAACACGCGCCTTCTTCCGGCACATATTCGGCTGATCGACATCGCGCGCAGCAACGCCGACCGACTATCGCATATCGTGAACGATATCCTCGACCTCGAAAAAATCTCTTCTGGGGAGGTTCAGTTCGATTTTCATGACGTTGATTTGAACGACGTGATCAGCGATTCCGTGAATGAGATGTCGCCCTTTGCGACCACCCATAACAACACCTTGGGCCTGCAATTGCCCGAAAGCCCGCTGATGGTCAGGGTCGATGAAAGCCGCACTCGGCAGGTGCTGGCCAATCTGATCTCTAACGCCTGCAAATATTCCGATGCAGAGTCTGAGGTGCAAATCCGTGCCGAGCGGTTGGGCGACCGGGCGATTGTCTTTATTCAAAACACTGGCCCCGGCGTGCCTGAGAATTTCCGCCCGCGGATTTTTCAAGCTTTCTCTCAGGCGGATGGATCAGACACCCGCGCCAAGGGCGGTACCGGGTTGGGGCTGAACATCACCCGGCAGATTATCAAACGTCAGGATGGCACCATCGGCTTTGAAAGCATTCCGAATGGCGTCACCGTCTTTTGGTTCACCTGCCCCATCGCCAATGCCGAGACCACACAGTCGCCCACCCTGCCAGACATGCGAATTGCGGCGCGGGATGAAAAACTGCGTGTGCTGCACATCGAAGACGATCTGGATTTTGCTGAGGTCATCCGCACAGGATTGGACAGCGTTGCGGATGTGACCAATGTCACCAACCTTGCCCAAGCCCGAAAGTTGATCGGCAAAGACGAGCTTGATGTCGTGATCCTTGATTGGTCTTTGCCTGACGGTGATGCCCGCTCTTTGCTCGAAGATATTACCCGGCTGCACCCTGCCGCCAAGATCATCAGCCTTTCTGCCGACAACAATCGCGAACCCGACCCGCGGGTCGGGATTAACCTTATCAAATCACGGAGCGGCATTAGCTCGGTGGTCAATTCAATTACAGGAACAACCGCACGCGCATCCTAA
- a CDS encoding ATP-binding protein: MSSKSFNKRTAATFFLGSAISGSWYTATSVLFAGQIGEVLPVVGAIVLAGITPFAVNALRSGRDQPLENHDMAQRLKAFDSHAIVNILDTGGMLTQVNDRFIELTGYTRDQLIGQPVSMLYNERSRELAAEMRTALMQGKTWQGETPLCCADGRVIQTQCTVMPLFDHQGAWAGSISARTDVTHANELLAERDTAETLYELRDDIWIVDAETHRFSYMNRVAMSRTGWRDDSYSERTLQDLAEKSGNQTVLEACRSLSASGKGMTQFDTEIMGNHFQVTIKLLPIGGTAGRFLIMMHDITDIIDEERMKSEFISMVSHELRSPLTSIKGSMGLLLSRAAGELPSKARALLEISHRNADRLVLIINDILDLEKISNGRLEFNLQQTDMSELLRETSAANASLEQRHGVRIQVENADNLMQVVTDPNRVIQVLTNFLSNAAKFSKPGERIVIRAEETDDELRISVSDRGPGIPASEEHKVFQRFADLSNSSRAEKGGTGLGLSVCKAIVENLGGKIGFDSREGFGTTFYFTLPKKNFQVAAEEPASLLREAS; the protein is encoded by the coding sequence GTGTCGTCGAAGTCATTTAACAAACGTACCGCCGCCACATTTTTTCTGGGCAGCGCCATTTCAGGCAGCTGGTACACAGCAACTTCTGTACTGTTCGCAGGCCAGATCGGGGAGGTTCTGCCCGTGGTCGGCGCAATCGTTCTGGCGGGGATCACACCCTTTGCGGTGAACGCATTGCGATCAGGCCGCGATCAACCTCTTGAAAACCATGATATGGCGCAACGGCTTAAAGCGTTTGACAGCCATGCCATCGTGAACATTTTAGATACAGGCGGCATGCTGACACAGGTCAATGATCGCTTTATCGAACTGACCGGCTATACCCGCGACCAACTGATAGGTCAGCCAGTTTCGATGCTTTACAACGAACGGTCTCGCGAACTTGCTGCAGAAATGCGCACCGCTTTGATGCAGGGCAAGACATGGCAGGGCGAAACCCCGCTGTGCTGTGCCGACGGTCGGGTGATCCAGACACAATGCACCGTCATGCCGCTTTTTGACCACCAAGGAGCATGGGCCGGGTCAATCTCGGCCCGTACCGATGTGACCCACGCGAATGAGCTTTTGGCCGAGCGTGACACCGCTGAGACGCTGTATGAGCTGCGCGATGACATCTGGATCGTCGATGCCGAAACGCACCGCTTTAGCTATATGAATCGCGTCGCAATGAGCCGTACCGGTTGGCGCGACGATTCTTATTCAGAACGCACCCTCCAGGACCTTGCCGAAAAAAGCGGCAACCAAACCGTGCTTGAAGCCTGCCGCAGCCTTTCTGCCTCGGGCAAGGGAATGACCCAGTTCGACACAGAAATTATGGGCAATCACTTTCAGGTCACGATCAAACTGCTCCCCATCGGCGGCACGGCGGGGCGCTTCTTAATCATGATGCACGACATTACGGACATCATCGACGAAGAGCGGATGAAGTCCGAGTTCATCTCGATGGTCAGCCATGAGCTGCGCTCGCCGCTTACCTCGATCAAAGGGTCGATGGGGCTGCTTTTGTCGCGGGCGGCGGGTGAACTGCCCAGCAAGGCACGGGCCCTGTTGGAGATATCGCACCGCAATGCAGACCGCTTGGTATTGATCATCAATGACATTCTTGATCTTGAAAAAATCTCGAATGGGCGGCTGGAATTCAACCTTCAACAGACTGATATGTCTGAGCTTCTTCGGGAAACGAGTGCCGCCAACGCCTCGCTTGAACAGCGCCACGGCGTACGCATTCAAGTTGAAAACGCCGATAACCTCATGCAGGTCGTCACGGATCCAAACCGGGTCATTCAGGTGCTGACAAACTTCCTATCCAACGCGGCCAAATTCTCGAAACCCGGTGAGCGGATCGTCATCCGCGCCGAAGAGACGGACGATGAATTGCGCATTTCTGTGTCGGACCGGGGGCCGGGCATTCCGGCATCTGAAGAGCACAAAGTGTTCCAGCGTTTCGCCGATCTGTCCAACTCAAGCCGCGCTGAAAAGGGCGGTACGGGGCTTGGCCTTAGCGTGTGCAAGGCCATCGTCGAAAACCTTGGTGGTAAAATAGGTTTTGACAGCCGCGAGGGATTTGGTACGACATTTTACTTTACCCTGCCGAAGAAAAATTTTCAGGTAGCGGCAGAGGAACCGGCTTCGTTGCTGCGCGAAGCCTCCTAG
- a CDS encoding response regulator, whose amino-acid sequence MIKLLHVEDDADIREIALMALELSGDFDVVQCETGEVALKQVQSYTPDVILLDMMMPGMTGRQTLEKMREMDSLRDVPAIFMTARAQHNEIEELRDLGAADVISKPFDPIALADQVKAAMQSA is encoded by the coding sequence ATGATCAAACTGCTGCACGTCGAAGATGACGCGGATATTCGGGAAATCGCGCTGATGGCGCTTGAGCTGAGCGGCGATTTCGATGTCGTCCAGTGCGAGACCGGAGAAGTGGCGCTGAAACAGGTTCAGTCCTACACCCCCGATGTTATCCTGCTCGACATGATGATGCCCGGCATGACGGGTCGCCAGACCCTTGAAAAAATGCGTGAGATGGACAGCCTGCGCGATGTGCCGGCAATCTTTATGACCGCTCGTGCCCAGCATAATGAAATTGAAGAACTGCGCGATCTGGGGGCGGCTGATGTCATCAGCAAACCGTTTGACCCCATCGCCCTGGCCGATCAGGTCAAAGCAGCGATGCAGAGCGCCTAA
- a CDS encoding Hpt domain-containing protein, which yields MTKMLAELPGIERIRKRFVEMLAERQTQIASHGLAAWDATTVEEIKGNLASAQAILHQIAGSAGSLGFEDLGRMARKCETQIVDHLAGPSANRADCPIEIISELDGFVAQCRKEIDAHA from the coding sequence ATGACTAAAATGTTAGCTGAACTTCCCGGCATAGAGCGCATCCGCAAGCGCTTTGTCGAAATGTTGGCCGAGCGTCAGACGCAGATTGCAAGCCATGGGCTCGCGGCGTGGGACGCGACGACTGTGGAAGAGATCAAAGGAAATCTGGCAAGCGCGCAGGCCATCCTGCACCAGATTGCAGGCAGCGCTGGATCCTTGGGGTTCGAAGATCTGGGCCGTATGGCGCGTAAATGTGAGACGCAGATCGTGGACCATCTGGCCGGGCCAAGCGCCAACCGGGCGGATTGCCCTATCGAGATCATCTCGGAACTGGATGGTTTCGTTGCACAGTGTCGTAAAGAAATCGACGCTCACGCCTAA
- a CDS encoding response regulator: MRILAVDDDPIILELLGQFVEIIGAHELTTAPSALHAVDMLGDPNLGPIDCFMLDIQMPGMDGIELAQHIRNSSRHADTPILMLTAMSDKRYIDAAFAAGATDYVTKPFEIAELKARIGLVEGMVKERQQRTKKIFAAKTIADQATHMELFEPIPIYDVDNVIDYTAMENYVAQLSRSALFGSTAFAFTIREVDAFHATMTSFEFYSLVSDVAEILSDTLVDHQVLMSYAGNGTFVCITESGWRPNMGGLMDAVNFELSQTELFDNNGERVHPRVSSGEAVRLIWKSGNSVMDALAQAHASAEAASVAHTKSLNDFWQNDQQA, from the coding sequence ATGAGAATTCTGGCGGTGGATGACGATCCGATTATCCTCGAATTGCTTGGGCAATTTGTAGAGATCATCGGCGCGCATGAACTGACGACCGCCCCATCGGCTCTGCACGCGGTTGATATGTTGGGCGATCCGAACCTTGGGCCGATTGATTGCTTCATGCTTGATATTCAGATGCCGGGGATGGATGGGATCGAACTGGCGCAGCACATTCGCAATTCCTCGCGCCATGCCGATACGCCGATCCTGATGCTGACCGCGATGTCCGACAAACGCTATATCGATGCGGCTTTTGCTGCCGGGGCCACCGACTATGTGACCAAACCGTTCGAGATTGCCGAACTGAAAGCACGCATCGGACTGGTCGAAGGCATGGTGAAAGAGCGCCAGCAGCGAACCAAGAAAATCTTTGCCGCCAAAACGATCGCGGACCAAGCCACCCATATGGAGCTGTTTGAGCCAATCCCGATCTATGACGTGGACAATGTGATCGATTACACCGCGATGGAGAACTACGTCGCACAGCTTTCGCGCAGCGCTCTGTTCGGCTCTACCGCCTTTGCATTCACCATCCGCGAGGTGGACGCTTTCCACGCGACGATGACCTCGTTTGAGTTCTACAGCCTTGTGTCCGATGTGGCCGAGATCCTGTCCGACACGCTTGTCGATCATCAGGTGCTCATGTCCTACGCGGGTAACGGCACATTTGTGTGCATCACGGAAAGCGGCTGGCGCCCGAATATGGGCGGGTTGATGGATGCGGTTAACTTTGAGTTGTCTCAAACTGAATTATTCGACAATAATGGCGAGCGCGTTCACCCGCGTGTCAGTTCGGGCGAGGCCGTGCGGCTGATTTGGAAGAGCGGCAATTCCGTCATGGACGCGCTGGCGCAGGCCCATGCAAGTGCAGAAGCCGCCAGTGTGGCACATACGAAATCGCTCAATGACTTTTGGCAGAATGATCAACAGGCATGA
- a CDS encoding aspartate aminotransferase family protein — protein MLKNDMLEQWDRENFFHPSTHLAQHARGESPTRVIKTAKGSHITDRDGNQMLDAFAGLYCVNVGYGRTEIAEAIAEQAHELAYYHSYVGHGTEASITLSKMILDRAPEGMSKVYFGLGGSDANETNVKLIWYYNNILGRPEKKKIISRWRGYHGSGLVTGSLTGLELFHKKFDLPLAQVVHTDAPYYYRRPDANMSEAEFTAHLVGELEALIEREGADTIAAFIGEPVLGTGGIVPPPEGYWAAVQEVLNKHDILLVADEVVTGFGRLGSMFGSDHYGMKPDLITIAKGLTSAYAPLSGSIVGDKMWKVLEQGTDENGPIGHGWTYSAHPIGAAAGIANLKLIDDLKLIENASDVGGYLNAQMKAALGDHPKVGDIRGEGMLCAVELVEDRDGRTQFDPARKVVPTIVGDMVKAGVIARAMPQGDIIGFAPPFCLTREEADKVVGATADAIKATLG, from the coding sequence ATGCTGAAGAACGATATGCTTGAACAATGGGACCGTGAAAATTTCTTTCACCCCTCCACCCATCTGGCGCAGCACGCGCGCGGCGAAAGCCCGACCCGTGTGATTAAGACCGCCAAAGGCAGCCATATCACCGACCGCGACGGCAACCAGATGCTCGACGCTTTTGCCGGCCTCTACTGCGTGAACGTGGGCTATGGCCGGACCGAGATTGCCGAGGCGATTGCCGAGCAGGCGCATGAATTGGCCTATTACCATTCTTACGTCGGCCACGGCACCGAGGCGAGCATCACCCTGTCGAAAATGATCCTCGACCGCGCGCCTGAAGGCATGAGCAAGGTCTATTTCGGCCTTGGTGGATCGGACGCAAATGAGACCAACGTCAAGCTGATCTGGTACTACAACAACATCCTTGGCCGTCCTGAGAAGAAAAAGATCATCTCGCGCTGGCGGGGGTATCACGGGTCGGGCCTTGTCACCGGCTCGCTGACTGGACTGGAGCTGTTCCACAAGAAATTCGACCTGCCGCTGGCGCAGGTGGTCCACACCGACGCGCCCTATTACTACCGCCGCCCCGACGCCAACATGAGCGAAGCAGAGTTCACCGCGCATCTGGTGGGCGAATTGGAAGCGCTGATCGAACGCGAAGGTGCCGACACCATCGCCGCCTTCATCGGGGAGCCGGTTCTGGGGACCGGGGGCATCGTGCCGCCGCCCGAAGGCTATTGGGCTGCCGTGCAGGAGGTGCTGAACAAACACGACATCCTGCTGGTCGCGGATGAGGTTGTCACCGGCTTTGGCCGTCTGGGCAGCATGTTCGGCTCGGACCACTACGGGATGAAGCCGGACCTGATCACCATCGCCAAGGGTTTGACCTCGGCCTATGCGCCGCTGTCGGGTTCGATCGTTGGTGACAAGATGTGGAAAGTGCTGGAGCAGGGCACCGATGAAAACGGCCCCATCGGCCACGGCTGGACCTATTCGGCGCACCCCATCGGGGCCGCTGCCGGGATCGCGAACCTCAAGCTGATCGATGATCTGAAGCTGATCGAGAATGCCTCGGACGTGGGCGGCTATCTGAATGCTCAGATGAAGGCCGCATTGGGCGACCACCCCAAGGTGGGCGACATTCGCGGCGAAGGTATGCTCTGTGCCGTGGAGTTGGTCGAAGATCGCGATGGCCGCACGCAGTTTGATCCGGCGCGCAAAGTGGTGCCGACCATCGTTGGCGATATGGTCAAAGCAGGTGTGATCGCCCGCGCCATGCCCCAAGGTGACATCATCGGCTTTGCGCCGCCCTTCTGCCTGACCCGCGAAGAAGCGGATAAGGTTGTGGGTGCCACCGCTGATGCGATCAAGGCGACCTTGGGCTAA
- a CDS encoding NAD-dependent succinate-semialdehyde dehydrogenase — MTKMIPTPADGLPALTRGELARHFAYVGGAWVAGAQSDDFKVTDPASGAVLGSVAKLNADDSRAAVDAAHAAFPHWAGLLPQERGAILRRWRDLMLENREDLARIMTAEQGKPISESRGEIDYAASFFEFYSEEARRPNIEGVTSHLPDAEVEIWREPVGVAALITPWNFPSAMLTRKAGAALAAGCTVVAHPSAETPFSALALAELGEQAGLPKGVFNVVTGEAPEIVKPWMEDNRVRAISFTGSTEIGKLLYRQASDSVKRLVLELGGHAPFIMFDDADMDRAVEEAIKAKFATSGQDCLGANRFFIARDSYATFCARFTAATQALTVGIGADDPDIGPLMNEKAVAKQEEHVKDALDRGARLLCGGKRHAAGPLFFEPTVLADVPADALIMREETFGPVAAIAAFDSEDEAITRANDTEYGLVAYVHSQDPRRIYRASRALCFGMVAVNRTKVTGAPIPFGGTKQSGIGREGSRLGLEAFTEVKYVCRDWA; from the coding sequence ATGACCAAGATGATCCCAACCCCCGCCGATGGTCTGCCCGCGCTGACGCGGGGCGAGCTGGCCCGCCATTTCGCTTATGTCGGCGGCGCATGGGTCGCTGGCGCGCAGAGCGATGACTTCAAGGTGACTGACCCGGCAAGCGGTGCGGTCTTGGGGTCGGTGGCTAAGCTTAACGCCGATGACAGCCGCGCCGCTGTGGATGCCGCCCATGCCGCCTTTCCCCATTGGGCCGGGCTGTTGCCGCAAGAGCGTGGTGCCATCCTGCGCCGCTGGCGCGATCTGATGCTAGAAAATCGCGAGGATCTGGCGCGGATCATGACCGCCGAACAGGGCAAGCCGATCTCGGAATCGCGCGGAGAGATCGACTATGCCGCGTCTTTCTTTGAGTTCTATTCCGAAGAGGCGCGCCGCCCAAACATCGAAGGCGTCACCTCGCATCTTCCGGATGCCGAGGTGGAAATCTGGCGCGAGCCGGTGGGCGTGGCCGCGCTCATCACCCCGTGGAACTTCCCTTCGGCCATGCTGACCCGCAAGGCAGGTGCCGCGCTGGCGGCGGGCTGCACCGTGGTGGCACATCCTTCGGCAGAGACGCCATTCTCGGCGCTTGCCTTGGCCGAGTTGGGCGAGCAGGCCGGGCTGCCCAAGGGCGTGTTCAACGTCGTCACTGGCGAAGCGCCGGAGATCGTGAAGCCGTGGATGGAGGACAACCGCGTGCGGGCGATCTCCTTCACCGGGTCTACCGAGATTGGCAAGCTGCTGTACCGTCAGGCATCCGACAGTGTGAAACGCTTGGTGCTGGAACTCGGCGGCCATGCGCCTTTCATCATGTTCGATGATGCCGATATGGACCGCGCGGTCGAAGAGGCGATCAAGGCCAAGTTCGCCACCTCCGGTCAGGACTGCCTCGGTGCCAACCGCTTCTTCATTGCCCGCGACAGCTACGCGACCTTCTGCGCGCGGTTCACCGCAGCGACGCAGGCGCTGACCGTGGGCATCGGCGCGGACGATCCCGACATCGGCCCCCTGATGAACGAGAAAGCAGTCGCCAAACAAGAGGAACACGTCAAAGATGCGCTTGACCGTGGGGCGCGGCTGCTTTGTGGTGGCAAACGTCACGCAGCGGGGCCGCTGTTCTTTGAGCCGACGGTGCTGGCGGATGTGCCTGCGGACGCGCTGATCATGCGTGAAGAGACCTTTGGCCCCGTGGCCGCCATCGCGGCCTTCGACAGTGAGGATGAGGCTATCACACGGGCCAATGACACGGAATACGGGTTGGTGGCCTATGTCCACAGCCAAGACCCACGCCGCATCTACCGCGCCAGCCGGGCGCTGTGTTTCGGCATGGTGGCGGTGAACCGCACCAAGGTGACCGGCGCGCCGATCCCCTTTGGCGGGACGAAACAATCGGGCATCGGACGCGAAGGCTCGCGGCTGGGGCTCGAAGCCTTTACGGAAGTCAAATACGTCTGCCGTGACTGGGCCTGA
- a CDS encoding Lrp/AsnC family transcriptional regulator, translating into MTIDKSDLRSHETAMSFVKLDKRDIAVLSILSREGRIAKSALADKVNLSPTACGERLARLESAGIITGYQAHVALRRIAPHVTVFVQAELGNHRAEAFQRFEAVIAQHDEIVQCWALGGGFDYLLQVVTRDIDSYQRLMDALLDQQAGLTRYFTYVVTKSVKSAPLPLSLLLPEDKS; encoded by the coding sequence ATGACAATTGACAAGTCTGACCTGCGCTCGCATGAAACTGCCATGAGCTTTGTCAAACTGGATAAACGCGATATCGCGGTGCTTTCGATCCTCTCTCGCGAGGGGCGCATCGCCAAATCTGCGCTTGCCGATAAGGTTAATCTTAGCCCCACCGCCTGCGGTGAACGGCTGGCGCGGTTGGAGTCTGCGGGCATCATCACCGGCTATCAAGCCCATGTCGCCCTGCGCCGCATCGCCCCGCATGTCACTGTCTTTGTGCAGGCTGAACTGGGCAACCACCGGGCCGAGGCGTTTCAACGCTTCGAGGCCGTGATCGCGCAGCATGATGAGATCGTCCAGTGCTGGGCCTTGGGCGGCGGTTTTGACTATCTGCTACAGGTCGTCACCCGCGACATCGACAGCTACCAACGTCTGATGGATGCGCTTTTGGATCAGCAGGCCGGGCTGACGCGCTATTTCACCTATGTGGTCACCAAATCGGTCAAATCGGCACCGCTGCCGCTGTCGCTGCTCTTGCCCGAAGACAAAAGCTGA